Within the Coturnix japonica isolate 7356 unplaced genomic scaffold, Coturnix japonica 2.1 chrUnrandom614, whole genome shotgun sequence genome, the region GTGGCGTGTAACGaacgggccgggccgggggtGGCCGCGCTGCTGTTGGAGCACGGGGCGGATCCCGGAACCACGGACCGGTTCGGTTCGTCCGCGCTGTTTTACGCCGCTCGGGGCGGGGACCGGGACAcgctgcaggagctgctggacgCCAGCGAGGCCCGGGGGCGGCAGGTCATTATTATCACCACGGCCACGTCCCCGTCCGGTACCAAAACCACGCGGCAGTACCGGCACACGGCGCCACCGGAACCGGCACCAGAACCGGAACCGGCCGCGTCCCCGTCCGACGTGGAGCTTCGTTCCGCCGCGTCGCCCCCCGAGGGAGGAACGGACGGTGACGAGCAGCGGGTGTTTCGCTTCCCCCCCCACGAACCGAACCGGTACCGGCAGCTCCAGCGCCTCCATTCGGAACCGAACGGGTCGGATGGACGCGACACCGACGGAACCGCGACCCATAAcggagacccccccccaacccaacgccccccccggcccctccGAACCCCGACCCGACCCGGTTCCCCCCCCCCGGTTCCGACCCGTCGCGGTCCCGGTTTGTTGCTGCGCCGCGGGTCGGGGCCGCTGCTGCTCACGGAGACCCCCGGGATGGGCAgagccgccccccccccccacacacgGTGCTGCCCCCCATCAACGCGGCCCCCCCACAACACAAAGGACGGAGACACTCGGTGCAGAGCGAGGAGTGGGGCCGAAATGGGGGGCGGCTGTGAGGGACCCCAAgagggatcccatagggaccccatggagaccccaaagggaccccagaATGATCACAGGGGgaccccatggagaccccaaagggaccccagaATGATCACAgggggaccccatagtgacacCATGAgggccccaaaatgaccccaaaagggcccaaaatgaccccaaagtgaccccaaagtgaccctatggggaccccaaagtgaccccaaagggaccccatggggaccccaaagtgaccccatggggacaccaaagtgaccccaaagtgaccctatggggaccccaaagggaccccataatgATCACAgggggaccccatagtgacacCATGAgggccccaaaatgaccccaaagtgaccctatggggacccaaaatgaccccaaagtgaccctatggagaccccaaagggaccccataatgATCACAgggggaccccatagtgacacCATGAgggccccaaaatgaccccaaaggGATCCCATGGGAACCCTAAAATgaccctaaagggaccccatggggaccccaaagtgacACCACGGagaccccatggagaccccaaagggaccccaagaTGGCCCTAAAGTggccccacagggaccccacaTCAACCCCATAGTGACACCATGgagaccccaaagtgaccccaaagAGACCCTATAGTGACCCCATGGAGACCTcaaagggaccccataatgatcccatggggaccccatagtgacacCATGAgggccccaaaatgaccccaaagtgacactatggggaccccaaagggaccccaaaagggcccaaaatgaccccatagTGACAGCACAGGGACCCCAAAGTGATCCTATGGGGgccccaaagtgaccccatagtgaccccatgAGGGTCCCAAAATGACCCCACAAGGACCCCAAAGTGACACCATGgggaccccacagagaccccatagtgacccaaTGAGGGtccctaaatgaccccatagTGACAGCACagggaccccaaagtgaccccatagtgacACCATGAGGGtccctaaatgaccccaaagtGATCCCATGGGGACCCTAAAAtgaccccacagggaccccatagtgaccaTTAGATCCTATAGAGGTCTCACAGGGaccccacattgaccccatgAGGACCCCACAACGATCCCATTATGATCCTATAGAGGTCCCACACTGACCCCACGGGTGATCCgtgccccatagcggccccttttgggggtcccagccccaccccatagcgccccatgGCGGCACGGGGC harbors:
- the LOC107307472 gene encoding ankyrin repeat domain-containing protein 34A-like, with the translated sequence MFPCEVPALHRAVSSGRFRLVRLLLEGGASVNDPDPRGRTALMAACGATYGDPSDRTRMVRYLLSRGADPNAADRAGMTALMVACNERAGPGVAALLLEHGADPGTTDRFGSSALFYAARGGDRDTLQELLDASEARGRQVIIITTATSPSGTKTTRQYRHTAPPEPAPEPEPAASPSDVELRSAASPPEGGTDGDEQRVFRFPPHEPNRYRQLQRLHSEPNGSDGRDTDGTATHNGDPPPTQRPPRPLRTPTRPGSPPPVPTRRGPGLLLRRGSGPLLLTETPGMGRAAPPPHTRCCPPSTRPPHNTKDGDTRCRARSGAEMGGGCEGPQEGSHRDPMETPKGPQNDHRGTPWRPQRDPRMITGGPHSDTMRAPK